One Carya illinoinensis cultivar Pawnee chromosome 5, C.illinoinensisPawnee_v1, whole genome shotgun sequence genomic window, GAAATTCTTACGGAAGTACTTCCGAATGACTTCTCCAGCGGCGTCGGCGACCTTGTTCGCGACCTCGGAAAAGCGATCGAGCTCGGAACCTTGAAAGTCTAGTAGTTGAACGGCGCAGGCGACGCCATTGGAGAGGCTGGAGTTGGAGGCCATTGCGGCgagtgcgagagagagagagagagagagagagagagagagagagagagaggaagattgGGGGGTTTGGTGAATGAGAGAGGTGGTGGGAATGGGAATGGAACTGGGGAGTGGTAATGGAAGTGTtgggaaagaagagaggaatAAAGGGGTTTGGGAGACAAGGCGGGACTGTAGGATCATCACCACAGAGACCGGGAGAGGCAAAACAAGCCTTTTATATGCACAGAGGGGGAATACGGTAAAGATTATTAAAACAAGCCCAACAAATCCGTTTAGGACAGAAAGATTTGATTCTAATTGCCTCAACAAATCAGAATATGTTTAGGGTGACATTACTTTCGTCTATTACTCTATGAAGGCGGCATTCCTTGCCAATGTCAATACAATAGTCATCTTCGTTACTTGGGTCTTTCCGTTTACATCGTGGACTACCGATCGACATCAGCACAAACCCTGCAGCCACAACGCAATCAGGAACACTGGCAACAGCGTGGAAAAGTTCTATGCCGATTTAGGTGCATTTCTCTGTCATACCCAACTCTCACATAAAGGCTATTGTCACCTTTCCACACGTTCGCCCTCTCAGATTGGATGCACTTCCCCTTTGCTTACTTGCACCCGTGTATCTCATAAAAGATTTACGATACCTTTTCCAAAAGGTCATGACCATGCATCCCACCCAGAAACAGAGGTAGCAGAGGGTGGAATAGTTACCTCATTAGAACCAGATACTACCTTCTTTCATGTCAGGTATCTAACTTTCAGGGATATTGGTGTAGTTTTTGGGGACTCAAAATTGATATTaatgttcaatttcaatattctcACGTATAGGCAGGTAACAGGTTGATAAATGGATAGTGGCCAAGTAATTATCATTATTTCCTATTTTTACAGAGTCGACTGAGTATTTGAGGTGCACAAAAGCAGAACATTTAAAACAgaaattttaacaaaatctaTTACATGTCGATGCACGCAGTTTATATGTCCCCGTATTAATTAGTGACACAAATCCACGGCTCAAACTCTTTTGcacaaaagaaatctaaaacaCGATGCACACCACGACAAGAAACAAAGTTATAGACAGAATCTAGATGgtcatttacatatatatatatatatatatatatcaagagtTTCTAACTAGTGCCATGATGGCCGGGcaatttttcctttattttctccatcatgctTTTCTTCTCATGCTCCTGGTGTTCATGAGTACCAGGACTGCTGGATATAGTGGTGGTGGCTGTGCTAGTAACACTAGTGGTGTGTGAGTGCTCATCCTTGTGCTTTCCACCAGTCAACTTCTCCTTTATTTTCTCCTTTATTCCCTTCTTCCTCCTAACACGTTGTCCTTGATCATCATCGGACTGCAATATTGCACCAAACAGGCATGGATGTTGAAAAAATATCatgattatttaataatttatatatatttcattgcGACTTCTGAAAATGCAAAAAGTACAGAGATTCTCGTTTTAACAGCCAAAAGCTGAACTTCCATTACCTGCTATTAGTATCATTTCAATGTTTCATCTCAGGCTGATTTCAACAAAagagttttcttttaaatactgaattcgCATATACATACATTAATAAATGGAAATTTTTGTGATAAGGTAGCATTGCtatctaaattttttaattatttttaaaaaattaagagatcGAGTGTAATTTTAATATACTGATTGCATTTACTAATGCTTGATATAAGTCTACGATATTACAAGctcttcgaaaaaaaaaaaaatctaacaaagaaataaataaatttttctgaatggatatatttttttaaaaaaaaaaattgtacgtCCTAAATTTTGTAGgagtcattttttatttagaaaatagcTCACCGAGCAGGAGCTGCTGGATCGAAAAATGGCCTCCTCATGCTGCTGCCCCTGCTGGCCATGCTCTCCTGCACCAGTCCCAGCGGTAGATTCAGCTTCAGTTGCAGGGTGCGTTTTGGCCTCGACAGTCGTGACAGCCACACCTTTAAGTTGCATGGGTTGCCCACGTTCATCGGTTAACTCGACCGGGTTTCCGTGTTCATCAGTGAGCTGAATCGGGTTGTCACACTCATCTCGTATTTCAGCCATTTTTTAAATAGTACGGAACCAAGGCTTTGAGCTGCTGCTTTTTAAATGCATGGTATATGAAAGACGGTGGAGAAGAtcaagtttgtattttttttttttgcatgtaaCAGGGATTTGACCAGTGTCATTAATGGTTGCAAAAGAGACGAAGAAACACTGCCACGCTAGCCACGAGAGAGGCACGTGTGACGTGTTCCTCTCTGGTGCGACAAATGTTTACGGCTCTGTCTTTTGCGAGGAGAAATATCTAGTAACGTTTGCATGACTGGATTATGCAACTCGGATAAGATCATTCACAAGAAAGCATAAGCTTCAAGAGGTTTTTACCATGAATGGACGCGTGTTATTTTTTGGAAACTTTTCGATGCAATCAGAGCGACAGagtactttttaacttttatttccaattttcaCATGTGAGCTGACCTGATAGAGAAGTTATTGACACTGTCACTGCATTGAAATAAGGCATAGAGAAGATATTTATACGTTTCCTTTTAGATTGAAAGAATGCTTTCAAAACGGATGCCATTATAGGAGAGCTCGTCTAAAGGTggtaagaaagaaaaggaaaatgataaccaCATAACTGCTCACCTGTTTAAAACTTTCTTCAACTACTCTTACCTAAACTCAGAGCTCTACGTTTTATCATTAAACAcaagaataaatttattataaggCTTCTATACCACAGATCATCCTAAGTTAGCCAGTAGGGTTTGATAAATCATCAAGAAGTCTGATATAAGTAGTGTAGTACATCGACAGGGAAACGTATCATATAAGTCTACTGCCTAGAAAATACCACACCATCTTCCATTAATGCACACGGGTAAGTGGgcatgatattgtttttggcaGATCCATAAAGAAGCTCATCTGGATCAATTCATTTATGTATCCATGCAAGAAACAAATTGATCTGTACAAAATAAGAATGAGGCCACCAGTCCAATGGTGCAGTTTCATTCtactaatatttttctttttatattgaaTTGTTCCTTCTATAGATTTCCTTTGCTCTTCTTTACAGCCTAACTCCACAAGCTAATGCTGTTGAAATTTCAGAGTGCATGCAGAAGCAGATGTTTCACAACAAAATCTTGATATGTCGGGCATCTTGCATTCTTCATAATTCCTTCTCCAACTGAGAATGTAGAGATCTAAAACTGGAATCtgcatgcataaaaaatacTGAGCCCACCAAAAACCGCAAATTTTCAATTATGAGAttgtatatgtatatttatgcaTATATGTCTGTTTTCACGTACACCCGAGGTCAGGCATTTGAAGGGTTTGTACTTGATAATTCCAATTCCACGCAGAAACCCTAACTTTTTTCGAGACACACATTGGCATAAAGTACAAAAGATACAGGACCTACTAGTTATCCCCAAGCAAGACACGAGACAATTTTCAATGATGTGTATTGAGCAACATGAGATGGAGAGGCTCACCTACTAACGGCTTAAGATTTTGCTCACTCTTTGCTTGATTTCGCCCAGAAGAAACCCTTCTTTCTGGTAGAGTGATTCTCTGACATGGATTTAGAACCCTTTGAGCCAAAGGAAAAGTGCCGCCTTGAGAAAGGCTTCCCCAGGGTGCTTTTCATGCTGGAACTGAGAGCCATCACAGGTCCCTTCCCCTGGCGTCCACTATTTTTCAAGCGATCAAGCACAAAAGAATCACCATCAAGATCACTATCAACAACCCGATTCCTCAATCTCTTATTTCTAGCCCTCAAATCCATTTCAGCTTTCAGTGCTTTTTCAGACAGCTTCAGGGTCTGCTTCTCCCCAAAAGTACAGACGGGGCAAGATGGGTCATACTTGTTAATTTCAGGAGTAAAATTCTCCAAACATTCAGCATGATAAACATGCCCACAAGTTAGCACAGCAACTACAGAAAGCTCAATATTGGCAATGATCTTTTGGCTGCTCCATGAGGACTTCTCAGTCAAAAGCTTTAAGCAAACACCACATGTTTGCAGATCAACAGAGGGAGAAGTTGAAAGTCGGCTGTTGGATCTGGTTAACTTTTCGCGATTAAAGCCAAAGGACTCACTATCGAAAGACCACCTTTCTCTACGAGAAGTGGCCATGAGTCCATTGAAGGCATGCATAGACCAACCGTCTGAAGAGCCCCCACGGGAGCCCCTAGCTGATTCATTGCTCCACGAAGGGAGCACTCGCCTTTCTTCAGAAACTGAGTGGTTGTCGGGCCTTTCTTCAGAAACTGAGTAGCTGTCTGGTGACTTGAATCCAGGGATTTGGCTATCAGATACTTGCCTTGAAAGCTGGTGTCCTGGAGACCGTCGAGGCCACCTTGATGGGGTTGAACTGTTAGGAGGCAGCTGACCTTGGGACGACAAAGGGGACTCCAACAAGGACGAAGTAGAAGGCATTGAAAGCGATGGTATCATAGGAGATGGAAATGAAACAGTTGGAGATTCCTTCACCTGCATTATGATCCAGAAATGATGGGGGACAAGTCATATTAAGTGTACAAGGAGAATGAAAGGGAATCATAAAGCAGGCAAGAGGGGGCACTTCACTAGATAAGCTATACCTGCTCCAAACTAGCATCCATAGAAACATTCCTTGAAAAAGATTGATCTGATGACAgacacaaataaaaaaaatcagatacATCACATCATAATTATTGAAGGCCAATATCTGAAACCCAAAACCACTGTGtgtgtgtagagagagagagagagagagagagagagaaggtgagGAGGTATTGGAGAAGCAATCATTTTGCCAGGTAGCAGATATTATTATCCTAATTGCTTACTGCACAGTTTTAACAAACTGTTTTAATGAGGTACTAGGAAACAGCCTACATGGAAATCCAAAAGGAACTTCGATCTCTTATAACTCCGCAATGACCAACTGCtgaccaaaagaaaaatgaaatccaATACTTCCCTATAGAGCTAAAGAATTCAATACCatctctacatttgatatgctGTTAAATGTCTCTATAAAACGTGACATAGgataaatttgaagaaaaaagtaaCCAAAAACCAACTATGTCATTCATCCCTGGTTATATTAAAGCCTAGAGCCAAAAACCTGTCTTCTCTGAGTTCATCTAAGAAAAATCGAGGGGGGAAATGAAAACACCAACCAATTAAAAAAGGTGATTCCAAATTTTTGTGCTCTCTGATTTTGAAGAACTAcagagtaaaatattttaacaaatcTGTGGTTTTAGAGCCTTATTAACATGTGAGTCTACGACACAACAGAGATACAATTAtacaacccctaggggttggctcaagtggtaaaggccttggtcttgatGGTATGCTCTCTCCAAGTAAGGTTCGAATcttcttgggtgcaaacaattcctAGGTGCCATCAAACGgggattttccccttgaattacccaaggtgAACTTGCAGAAAACTCCTTACCGAAGGCCTGTGCACCCCCTGGGATTAGTCAGGACGCTGTTGCCgaacacccggtgccaatcagataaaataaaataaaaataaaa contains:
- the LOC122309675 gene encoding embryogenic cell protein 40-like — protein: MAEIRDECDNPIQLTDEHGNPVELTDERGQPMQLKGVAVTTVEAKTHPATEAESTAGTGAGEHGQQGQQHEEAIFRSSSSCSSDDDQGQRVRRKKGIKEKIKEKLTGGKHKDEHSHTTSVTSTATTTISSSPGTHEHQEHEKKSMMEKIKEKLPGHHGTS
- the LOC122309674 gene encoding uncharacterized protein LOC122309674 — translated: MGSACCVAARDKTIPNGSSGEILHRNIRYSPSWSFRWDNRGRVAGEETSMGWSSDGLSRNDQSEIKYEPSYAEDGSPLENFRRHAWQKSLTSEGTGGHVRTPASDQSFSRNVSMDASLEQVKESPTVSFPSPMIPSLSMPSTSSLLESPLSSQGQLPPNSSTPSRWPRRSPGHQLSRQVSDSQIPGFKSPDSYSVSEERPDNHSVSEERRVLPSWSNESARGSRGGSSDGWSMHAFNGLMATSRRERWSFDSESFGFNREKLTRSNSRLSTSPSVDLQTCGVCLKLLTEKSSWSSQKIIANIELSVVAVLTCGHVYHAECLENFTPEINKYDPSCPVCTFGEKQTLKLSEKALKAEMDLRARNKRLRNRVVDSDLDGDSFVLDRLKNSGRQGKGPVMALSSSMKSTLGKPFSRRHFSFGSKGSKSMSENHSTRKKGFFWAKSSKE